The Budorcas taxicolor isolate Tak-1 chromosome 18, Takin1.1, whole genome shotgun sequence genome window below encodes:
- the LOC128062900 gene encoding cationic amino acid transporter 3-like, whose translation MRPCIPLRGMHGCGKNSDTERSSARTWLSCALRPASQQIVASSTMSRMVRQYVRHFGQRLVHRRGEDTIKESDGLKIQLSATELVFLGVGRNLGAGLYIVLGAVAKYVAGPAIVVCFLVAGLSSVLSRLCYVEFDARVPRSSSAYVCSSVTMGQLWAFVVGWNIILLFLIAIACTARAWRYAFDSLIGDRISQKLEETVPLHAPYFLATYADVFALGLVLLLAVLLALGVPESAWVYRVFTGINLLVLSFIIVSGFINGDLQNWKLTEQDYALATAVFSYSLGPPGAGGFMPFDIEGLLQGAATCFYAFVGFAAIAARERGDLKPQRSISLISLLMCFLAYFAVSAALTLMVPYYQIHHHSPLPEAFLHVGWGPAKYVVAVGVLCALTSSLLGDMFPMSRLIRAMAEDGLLFRGLARVYGHTKIPVVAIMSSGSLAGIMALLFEFSHIANLMAVASLLAYSIVSFSVLVLRYQPGQNLSNSEKTEEETEMELVPVGSPLDSVPEAGTSNILKSLWFPTSTTPTRKSGQIVYRCAFLLVLLLSILSLVLAQWPRRVFSGDPVLTTVAVLLLLLTTGVTAIIWRQPQSPRPLTFRVPALPVLPLVSIFVNLYLMMQMTSGTWILFGIWNAIGFAIYFGYGVRHSLEENNEPPASSSQTPD comes from the exons ATGCGTCCCTGCATCCCTCTCCGGGGAATGCATGGCTGCGGCA agaatTCTGACACTGAGAGAAGTTCTGCTAGAACATGGCTTTCCTGTGCCTTAAGACCAGC TTCTCAGCAGATTGTAGCCTCCTCAACTATGTCTAGGATGGTGCGTCAGTATGTTCGTCATTTTGGTCAGAGGCTGGTCCACAGGCGAGGAGAAGACACCATAAAGGAGTCTGACGGTCTCAAGATTCAGCTGAGTGCCACAGAGCTGGTGTTCTTGGGTGTGGGCAGGAACCTGGGAGCCGGCCTGTACATCGTGCTTGGTGCAGTGGCCAAGTACGTAGCTGGACCAGCGATTGTCGTCTGCTTCTTGGTGGCTGGCCTGTCTTCTGTGCTGTCGAGGCTCTGCTATGTGGAGTTCGACGCCCGGGTACCACGCTCCTCTTCTGCGTATGTCTGCAGCTCCGTCACGATGGGACAGCTCTGGGCCTTCGTTGTTGGCTGGAACATCATACTGTTATTTTTAATtg CCATTGCATGTACAGCCCGCGCCTGGAGGTACGCCTTTGACAGCCTCATTGGGGACCGCATCTCTCAGAAACTGGAGGAAACTGTCCCTCTGCATGCACCCTATTTCCTGGCCACGTATGCAGACGTTTTCGCACTGGGCCTGGTGCTGCTGCTTGCGG TACTACTCGCTCTGGGAGTTCCTGAGTCAGCCTGGGTTTACAGAGTGTTCACGGGCATCAACCTTTTGGTTCTCAGCTTCATCATCGTCTCTGGCTTCATTAATGGAGACCTGCAAAACTGGAAGCTCACAGAACAGGACTACGCATTGGCAACAGCTGTATTCTCGTATAG CTTGGGCCCTCCAGGTGCTGGAGGGTTTATGCCTTTTGACATTGAGGGGCTTCTCCAAGGAGCAGCTACGTGTTTCTACGCATTTGTTGGTTTTGCTGCCATTGCCGCTAGAG AGAGAGGAGACCTAAAGCCTCAGCGGTCCATCTCCCTGATCTCACTCCTCATGTGCTTTTTGGCGTATTTTGCTGTCTCAGCGGCGCTCACCCTCATGGTGCCCTACTACCAGATTCATCACCACAGCCCCTTGCCCGAGGCTTTTCTCCATGTTGGCTGGGGCCCTGCCAAATATGTGGTGGCTGTTGGCGTCCTCTGTGCTCTTACGTCCAG CCTCCTGGGTGACATGTTCCCCATGTCTCGGTTAATCCGTGCAATGGCAGAGGACGGGCTCCTTTTCCGGGGACTTGCCCGGGTCTATGGTCACACAAAAATCCCTGTCGTGGCCATCATGTCTTCTGGAAGCCTTGCAG GGATCATGGCATTACTCTTTGAGTTCAGCCACATTGCAAACCTCATGGCAGTTGCGTCCCTGCTTGCTTACTCCATCGTGTCCTTCTCGGTCCTTGTACTTAG GTACCAGCCAGGTCAGAATTTAAGTAACAGTGAGAAAACggaagaagaaactgagatggAGCTTGTACCTGTAGGAAGTCCTTTGGACTCTGTACCTGAAGCAGGAACCTCAAACATTCTAAAGAGCCTGTGGTTCCCTACCAGCACCACCCCCACCCGGAAATCTGGCCAGATTGTCTATAGATGTGCCTTCCTGCTTG TTCTCCTGCTGAGCATCCTGAGCCTGGTCCTGGCCCAGTGGCCCAGACGTGTGTTCTCTGGAGACCCTGTGCTCACAACAgtggctgtgctgctgctgctgctcaccaCTGGGGTGACGGCCATCATCTGGAGGCAGCCCCAGAGCCCCAGACCTCTTACGTTCAGG GTCCCTGCTCTGCCTGTCCTCCCACTGGTGAGCATCTTCGTGAACCTTTACTTGATGATGCAGATGACCTCTGGGACCTGGATCCTCTTTGGCATCTGGAATGCCATTG GATTTGCCATATACTTTGGATATGGGGTCCGACACAGCTTGGAGGAGAACAATGAGCCACCAGCCTCCAGCTCCCAGACTCCAGACTAA